ACTCCCCCAATACAGGCATAATCCTAAACCACGGCGTAAATAGGACGAAAATAATCAATAAAAGTCATTAGGAGTTTTTCAATGAATCTCCCACTCTACAAATTTTTGACTCTCACTCTAACTCTAATCCTCTGTATAACACTTTCGTGTGTAAAAAATGAAACAAAACCCTCTCACAACCACCCCAAAAACGAAGAACTTCCAGCAATAAAGTTGCCCAATGGCAATATTAAACTAAAAGGATTGCTACTTCTGGATTCAAAAGGTTTAAGAAAAACTAGCTATATACCGGAAGAATTAATCAACTTCAAATATGGTATGATATCTTTTACCAAGACAAATGTAACAATAGCAGTCAGATCTTCCTACACCTCCTTAGAATCCGCAACAAACCAAGTATTGAAAAAGAATGATATAGTTTCATTTATCTTCAGTAACTTGGTTATAGTCAAGAGCGAGGAAGGCTCCAATCTAGAATACTTAGAAAGCGTAAAAGTTGAAGATTACATAACCACAAACGATTTTAATTTTGACAGAAGCTTCATTTTAGAGTTGGAATCCGAAGGATCAAAAGAGTTCAGAGTTCTGTCAATATATACATCAGACGAAGAAAACCTTGAGAGAAACATAATATCCGCCTGGGAAAGCATATGCTGGGATAAAAGAATGAACCTAAATATAACAGAAAAGTTTATCAGGATCATTGTTTCAAACTATAATGCAATAAGAAAAGCAGGTAAATGGATAAACTAGATGGTCAAGATAAAAATTACAAGTATAGGGAAACTTCACTACAGAGAGCTCTACGAAACAAGCAAAAGATTTGAAATGATGATATCTAGATTTGCGAAGGTCAAAATAATAGAACTAAGTGAATCAAAAAAACCTTTTCCTAAAAACCTTGAAGAAGAGCAAGAGATGATAATGAAGACTCTAGAAAGCGAATTTCTAATAGTCCTTGACAAGGATGGGAAGTTGATGAGTTCTGAGGAATTTGCCGAGCTAATCAAAGCAAACATTGACCTCGGGAGAAACATATGCTTTGTAATAGGTGGAC
The sequence above is a segment of the Brevinematia bacterium genome. Coding sequences within it:
- a CDS encoding 23S rRNA (pseudouridine(1915)-N(3))-methyltransferase RlmH, yielding MVKIKITSIGKLHYRELYETSKRFEMMISRFAKVKIIELSESKKPFPKNLEEEQEMIMKTLESEFLIVLDKDGKLMSSEEFAELIKANIDLGRNICFVIGGHQGVSEQLKSKADAVISFSKMTFGHNIFRIMLLEQIYRAFSIIFGTGYHK